ACGTACCTATTAGGATTCCATATCACTTTATATCTATCAGATATTCCTTGATATTTTGTATCAATACTAGACATCCTTTTAACAGTTTCAACTCTAACTCTCTCATAATTAAAACTGCAATCAATTAACTGCTCTAATGTTTCAATAGACAAACTAATTGATTTATAAATTTCTTGTTCTTCTTTTTTCATATTTACTTTTTTAATCAGGGATATTAGAGATAAACTCTATACTACCTGAATGTTCTACTTCTATCTTATTCAACCCTTGTAATTGAGATATTTCTTTATTTACAGACAGGGCTAATCTGTAATCCTTATCTTCCATTGCTTTAGAATACAAGAGTTCATATCTCTTTAAAGCTTTACCGTAATCATATCGTACATTCTTTTTATTCTCATTGCTTATTAACTCTCTAGCTTTTGCAATGTATTTGTCCGTTTGCCTTTCTCCTATAGTCCATTTTATAGAACTATATTCTACAATATCTATTCTGCTTTTACCATCTATAAGTAATGAGGCAATTTCTGAAACCCTCAGATTTACTATAGCTTTTGTCGATTTACTCATAACTTTTAGTATATAATTCTGTTTTTAATGGGGCAAGTACTTTTACTAATTCTATCTATGGTTAATTACATGGTGTTATAAATCTTCTTTAGTGAATTTTTTACCACTTATATTAAAGGGTAAATTGTTCTCCTCATTTTTAAAAGATAGATCATTACATTTATCTTTAACAAGAGTAATTAAAGATGAATGTAGAACCGCGTTTCGACTTTCAACAATTCGCATATATTTTTGCTTTTGCTTAAAAAATGATTTTGGATTTAGCCCCGCCCAATAATTTGGATTCGAAACTTGACTTAGGAATAACTCTTCATTTATTGTTTTTGCTTTAATTTTTTCATCAAAAACAATCATTCGTTCCATAACATTGACCAAATCAATTTTCATTTTGGTGATTACTAAATCTTCAGAATAAAGATCTTTAATTCGTAAATCCTTAGTCCCTATTTTTTGCATTTTAGAGACTTGGATTTCAAATCTTATTACATTTTCTTTTAAATTGTATTGTAATGTCTTTGAATACAACTTAATTCTATATTGACTAAAAACGCACTCAAGTCCGATACATTGAGTAGTATTGCTCCTTAATGGTTGAAATGGTCTACCCTTATAGCTAATGAAAATTTTACGAAGATTATCTAAGTTCGGATTAAAAGGTACAGTCATATTGACTCCATACTCTATAAAATGAATGGTTGAATTTTCGATATCTAAACCAAATTCTTTTTCAAAACCCTGAACAGCAGTTTTGAAATCATAAATTGAGAAATCTTTCCAATTCTCACCATTCTGTAAATACTTATGAAAAGTTCCTTTTGTATAAAATGTTAGTGGATGTATATCAATTTTGAAACTCTTATAATCTTTGTGCATTTTATAAGGGTAATCAATAATTTCTCCAGTATAAGTTTTAATTGAACTTCTATAATTTAAAGCATGATTATTAATTAGAAAATCAGCTTTACCTTCAGTTCTAAATTTTATAAAATCTATCATTTGCATCAATTATATAATTATTCAATGACAGATTTGAAATCTGAGGGTATTTCTTTAAGCCCAAAGATTGACACCACCAAACACAATATATTTTTAAAATTTTCACTCTAAAAAACAGCGAACCTAAATTATAAGTTAAACTATAATTCATTTCTGAAATCACTTGAGAAATAACTCCTATAATCTGATCATTTATTAGAATTATTTCAACCTTGTTTTTCTGAATTATCATAATTTCAAGGATTTAATTATCTCTCAAATAATTTTCCACTTGTTTATCCAAATCAGAGTTGGACATTTTACGCCCCTCCTTTAGATACTCTATAAGTTCAGCTTTAGAAAAGTAGAGGCTTTTACCCCTTTTCATTACAGGTAGTTCACCTCTACTCACCTTACTATAAATAGTCGGTACTTTAAGATTAAGAAACTTTGCCGTTTCTTTAATTGTCAGAAATAGTTCAGGCTCTGGAATATTATTTTGCCCCTCAATTTCAACTAAAAGACGTTTAATTTCAAAAACCTCTTTCATTAATATTGCCACTGCTTTTGGCAACTTATCGAATGATAAATCTTCTGTCATATTTTCAGTATTTTATTTGTAATACTTTGCGAAATACTGAAAATAGAATACGGATAATTTACGGTTAAAATCCGTATTTACGGATATCGTTATTTAATAATCAATATGCATTAATTTCTTTACCTCATCATCATTTCTTACTGCCATAAAGTTTTTTTCTTTGTCTTCAGAATAAGGAGCAAAGGTTTTTTTATAAAATTCAAAAAGAGAATTAGGATATGTTCTGTTATTATGGAGTACCTTAAACAAATATCTAAATGCTAATTGAACATAAGTTTTGTTTGTATTTACAACTTTTATAGGCTCTGTAATCTTTGGGACAATACAATCATTCTCATAATAGCTAATTGTCCAATTAATCAATTTCTCGAAATCATTATCATTCAATATTTGTTTGTGTTTTCGAGGACATTTCATGTTAAAGAATCCAAAATGCTTTTGTATTTTCAAAGAAAGCTCACCTTCATTTTGTTCCTTTATTATTTTGTTATCATCATGTGATTTTAATTTACTTTTTAATAAATTCTTTACTTCATAAAATGAATCCATACAGAAAGGGGAGATCTTATTTAGCATTTCATGAAATTCTATAATTTCAACTGGATCATCCATGACTCTTACTACTTTAAAAGGGATTTTCCATTTTTTAAAATTGTAATATTCTATCAATTGAGGTTTTACTATTTCTTTGAATTCTATTTCTTCAAAAACCTCCATTTCTTTTAAAGCAATGTTAACTTTTGATGTTTCGAAATTATTTGTTTTATTTTCTATATAGTTTATAATATCAATAA
Above is a window of Flavobacteriales bacterium DNA encoding:
- a CDS encoding helix-turn-helix domain-containing protein, which produces MTEDLSFDKLPKAVAILMKEVFEIKRLLVEIEGQNNIPEPELFLTIKETAKFLNLKVPTIYSKVSRGELPVMKRGKSLYFSKAELIEYLKEGRKMSNSDLDKQVENYLRDN